The region AAAGAAGACTAATCTGGCCTCCCCAAGAGCAGGAGATGCTCACCTAAGACAAAGCAAAACGACGACGGATCGAACATCAAAGGCTTTCGATGAAGACACAGCAATTTTCATCAACATGTCGCAAGAACTCAAAGAAGAAGGTAACAAACTATTTCAAAAACGTGACCATGAAGGGGCTCTATTAAAGTATGAGAAAGCTGTCAAATTACTTCCAAGAAACCACATAGATGGTGCTTATATACGTAGTAATATGGCTGCTTGCTATATGCAAATGGGCTTAGGTGAGTACCCTCGTGCTATTAATGAGTGTAATTTAGCTTTAGAGATTTCCCCTAAGTATAGCAAAGCTTTGTTGAAACGAGCCAAGTGTTATGAGGCTTTGAATAGATTAGATTTGGCTTTTAGGGATGTTAGTAGTGTTTTGAGTATGGAGCCGAATAATTTGACGGGGTTGGAGTTGTTGGAGAGTGTTAGGAAGGGTATGGCTGAGAAGGGTGTTGATTTTGATGAGAGGTTGGTTAATTTGGGTGATGAAGAGGAGAACGGTGTTGCGCGGTTGCGGAAGGTGGTGAAGGAGaaggtgaagaagaagaaaaaggggGATAGAACGGTGGAGAAGAAGCCGGAGGAGAAGGAGAAGGAGAAGAGTAGAGTTGTTttggaagagaagaagaaggTGAATGTTGTTGTTAAGGATAAAGAGATGGTGATGAAAACTAGTAAGGAAGAGAAAGTTGTTACGAAGGATGTTCAAGAGGAGAAGGTGATTGCGAAGACGGTGAAGTTAGTGTTTGGGGAAGATATTAGGTGGGCGCAGTTGCCTTTTAATTGTAGTATTGGTTTGTTGAGGGATATTGTTCGAGATAGGTATCCTGGCTTGAAGGGTGTTCTTGTGAAATATAAGGATCCTGAAGGGGACTTGATTACAATTACTACTACGGAGGAGCTAAGGATGGCTGATTCGTCAGGTGATTCTCAAGGGTCGCTTAGGTTCTATGTTGTTGAAGTTAGTCTTGATCAAGAACCAGCTTATGAGGGGATGAAAATTGAAGAGGTGGTGCATACTACTGATAGGAAGCCGAGTGATACAGTTGAGAATGGAGTAGAGGAAATTGTAGAAGTTGAAAGGGGACCAATTTGTGTTGATGAATGGGTTGTTCAGTTTGCACGGTTATTCAAAAACCATGTTGGGTTTGATTCTGACTCGTATTTGGATCTTCATGAACTAGGGATGAAACTATACTCAGAGGCAATGGAGGACACTGTGACGAGTGTAGAGGCGCAAGAACTTTTTGATATTGCAGCAGATAAGTTCCAAGAAATGGCAGCGTTAGCTTTGTTTAATTGGGGAAATGTTCATTTGTCCCGGGCAAGGAAACGGGTGTTCTTTTCTGAGGAAGGTTCAAGGGAGTCTATACTTGCAATGATTAAGAATGCATATGAGTGGGCCAAAATAGAGTATGCGAAGGCAGGGATGAGATATCATGAAGCTCTGAAAATCAAACCTGACTTCTACGAAAGTTATCTCGCACTTGGTCAGCAACAGTTTGAGCAAGCAAAGCTTTGTTGGTATCATGCTATAGGAAGCAAGTTGGATTTGGAAGCTGGGCCTTCTGAGGAGGTTCTGGATCTTTATAACAAGGCTGAGGACTGTATGGAGAAAGGCATGCAGATGTGGGAAGAGATGGAGGAGCAGCGTCTGAATGGGCTTTCCAAGTTTGACAAATACAAAGAGCAGTTACAGAAATTTGGGCTGGATACGCTATTAAAAGACTTACCTGCTGAAGAAGCTGCAGAGCAGGCAGCCAATATGAGTTcacaaatttatcttttatggGGTACCATGCTGTATGAGCGGTCCGTTGTTGAATATAGGCTAGAGCTACCAACTTGGGAAGAATGTTTAGAGGTTGCTGTCGAGAAGTTTGAGCTTGCTGGTGCTTCACCAACTGATATAGCTGTTATGATAAAGAACCATTGTTCCAATGAAACGGCACTTGAAGGTAATATACAACCAATAAATGTCCACACACATATGTTATTGTTTAGATATTTGAACACATCAAGATGATAAGCGTTACCTTTTTGCATTTTCACAGGTTTGGGGTTCAAAATTGATGAGATCGTACAGGCATGGAATGAGATGTATGATGTTAAGAGGTGGGAGAGCGGTATTCCATCTTTCAGGCTGGAGCCATTATTTCGTCGGAGGGTTCCAAAACTTCATTCCATGTTGGAgaatgtttgattttttgtcGCTGGTTGTCGGTTATTCCTTAAGAGCATTGGCAATGCttcagttttcaaattcattttaatataggTAAGACTACAATTCTCAGCTCTTTGTACTTAGGAATCACATTACTATCCATAATTAAGTTTGTTTGACATAATAGAGTTTGGGACCTTTAGGACAACCTAATGGGCATTATAATATTTAGAAGGGGCATTACGTTGTTCACTTGTTATGCTGAGCTATTCTTTTTAATTCAGTCCGTGTCGGTTGATGTTCTCACTCTGGAGTCTGGATAAAGCTTTCAGTTTTGGATGAAGAATCTGAATTGTGATTTTTCATGGGTTGGGTCTGACCTTCTAGAATGCCACTAATAGAGTTGAATTGGGGTGAGAAATCAGAATGATCTTCCAGCCTTTTGAGTCCAGGATCATCTCATCTAGGCGTCCTCTCTATATTAGACGACTTTCAAGATTTTGTATGAGGAGACAATTTTTCTCGAGAGTCAAAACTGTAGCTAGGTATTGAATCCTTGGAATTGATATTACCACGTTAGTTTGTTACTATTCTCAATTTTCCTACTCCCTGTTTCTGTAATCTCTAAGCTGTAATTTAGCATATTTGCCGAGAAAAAAAACTTTTCTTGGCCGTAGCTTACTGTTTTTTTAGAAGGGTCAATATAGTCATTTATGAAACAACAAAAAAGCTCAGATATGCTGTGTTAATGCCGGCTGGACTGACGTTCTGGTTTCCTCTGGTTGCAGGTCattctttttttcctttgaaTTGTTGTGTATTTTGCGATTGTTGTCTGCTTCTGAAGCAAATAGCGGAAGCTTGCGTCGAGCATTGTCAGTTTCGGATTGAAACTGAAAGCTGATTGTCAAAGTGTAAGCAAATAGCGAGTTGTGAAGCTGGTTGGTTTGATACATCAGATTTTTGTTTTGATAGTGTAGTTTACACAGTTGAGAAAGTGAGAATATGATTGATTTGTTCATCCTATAGAATACGTCTGGGTTTGCATGCAGGCTATAGGTTTAGCCTGCCTCTTATAGATTGTTAGCTTTGGCCTTTTCTTTTATAACAATTTGTTGGGTTTGTTGTATCTATCATCTTTGAATGCTCTTTTATcctacatttttttatattgaaatacATTAAATTCTTTGTGTAAGGTCAAGTTTGTACtagcatttaattatttttcatcattacaatttttttttactccTATGTGCTATattgatgaaaaataataataatttaagtttaGAGCAAGTTGGTCTAACATTTATCacaattcattttttattttttgataatcgGGGAGGGAGAGTGCTTGTGGGAGGAAATGATTCCACGACCTTGATAGTTACTGTtgagcgcttataccatttgagttatagcttgTTAAGtacaattcatttattttaagaaTGAATGATGCGATttcttaattttgataatataattaaaccaCTCTAGTAGCATTTTTTGATTGTattgttaatatatataaaaattaaaaattaaactattgattattatttttaaataaaggaGATTAGACTATcgaataagataaaataaagaatcaaattatgaattatacttttaaattttaacatagtTGAGATTAAGAATAGATGGAACAAAAGgaatacaaatataaattatgataaatatgaggattgtttaaaatattttttcttaattttatatctTAGAGTTCAAACTTCAGATTATAAGGTCcatttttggaaatttatcgAAATACTGTAAAATTtctttgaacaaagggtcaacacgcttttaaacttgtgacacggagttatctaacccaatttatatttttttgatcaactaaccccaaaactcttcattttttggtcaaataaccccataattatatttttaaaacgcgtaaaatacaaatcggaggttagggatgcaaaaaaataattaaatactttcATAATTGTTGctatataattatcctaaatatattttttgaaataaaaatataaattatggagttatttgacccaaaaataaatagttttggGATTAATTggttaaaaaagtataaattagatTAGATGACCTCGTGTTACAAATTTTGGGGGcacgttgaccctttgttcaaatttCTTTGTTTGTTAATAAGGTTTAAAAAGTGTTTATCTcatacaaccgttgcgccacgtcatttttacaacaagccaatgagaGTTTGCGATAGgagattttttaattatcattaatttttccacatggctagcgcatgattggtttgttgcacgaatgatatGGCGCAATATccaataattattctaaaactaGAGTCTCTAGTAACAAAAAAAACGAAACGTGGCAGAATCTCAGGTATGAGGTCCAGGAGAAAGAATGGAACTGCACTCCACACTGTATAATCCACCAGCATAGCAAATAGAGAATTTTGATTTCTTCATCAGTAGCTCACACTACACACTCCTCTCTATTATTTCATCACAAAATCAAGATTCCTTGTCTTcaattcaaactttaaaaattcataatcaaaATCCTCTCAATTCAATCTCAAATTGAAGAATTTTTACAAAGATCGCACAAATGGAGAGAATCAGAAGAGCTTCACATGCCGGTTCATGGTACACCGATAATCGTAAGTCTAATTCTAAATTAGATTATTTTTCcagctcaataggtagcacggacGCGGcgaaacggtgttattttaaggtttcttaTGTAAAATTGAAGTTTCTTGTTCGAAATATTTATTGATCTGTTttgtaattgtgtttttgtGTTCCATTTTTTCAGCTAAGAAATTGAATGAAGAGCTTGAAGGATGGCTTACCACTGCTGCCTTGGAGAAATCTCCTGATGTTCGAGGTGTTATTGCTCCGTATGTATAATTATCttcattattcaatttttatttttcgccTCCATTATATAGATATTTAAATTCCAGTGTATTTCTTTTTGGCGGCTCTGGAACTTTCAGGCATGCAGGTTACTCGTATTCGGGTCGTGCTGCTGCTTATGCTTTTGGAAATATAGACCCTACTAACATGTGTGTTTCCTATCTTCTATTTTCCTTTTTGTTAAAACTGCAGTTTGTTTTCGCCAACTGAAAAGCTGTCGAAAATAGGTTATGTTTTCATGGTTGTtttttattactactattttaTCATTTCAGCTGGGTAATATGTTGCTGACATGTGATACGAAATTTCAATTCAGCTCGCGAATATTCCTGCTTGGTCCTTCTCATCATTACTATACTCCGAAATGTGCTCTTTCAACTGCCACAGTTTACAAGACACCAATAGGGGACTTACCTATTGATTTGGAAGGTACTGGATCAAACAATAAGAGTGAGCTTAGAGATGGATCCCGTTTTTAGACTTACGAAAAAATTATTGGTTTTACTCTTTTGTTGTTTGTACGATTGTTTTATTCTCTTGTATCCTTGAGGAAAGCCTTATAGGGCATTATAATGAATGTGATGTGAGCAGATGGGCTGTCGCTTGCACTCACTCAACCACTTATAATATTTGCCTATAATAGGTGGTAAGATATGGGAATGGCTGCAATAGTGGAATCATGAGTTCCTCAAATGGTGTATGTTAGTTTGCATTGGGTTGATGCCCAGTGCAGAGATatctaaaatgatttttttcagaattaaagcatttaatttagaatttatgAATACCTTTTTGATAGTTGTTACGATCAAATTCTTAATCATCTTTGCATCTTTCAGTCATTGAAGAACTGAAAGCTACAGGAAAATTTGAGTTGATGGATCTTCGCGTGGATGAAGCTGAACATAGCATGGAAATGCATTTGCCATATCTTGCTAAAGTTTTTGAAGGGTATATTCTGCTgtatacttattttttatttgtttatttatttatcagtgCTTGATAATTGCTGCTATTCGTGCAGACATCAGGTTAAAGTTGTACCGATATTGGTTGGTGCTGTTAATGCTGATAATGAGGCTATGTATGGAAAGTTGTTAGCAAAATTTGTAGATGATCCAACTAATTTCTTTTCTGTCTCATCAGATTTTTGTCACTGGGGTTCTCGGTATGTCCGGCACTCCCTCTCATATAGATAAATGTATGTCAGTACAGTTTGTTTGTCCTACTTTTCTGTTTACACTCACAAGTGAGGCGGATTGATGAATTGACTTTAGGAGTCCTAGAGTTATACTCCATGTATTTGCTATTATTTGGACTTGACTGTGTCTGATGTATATGTTTCATTTCATGCGTGCAATTTTATGAAGCGCTTCATTCAGCAGTTTGTGCCAACTGCTACCATTTTTTAATGCTTGTCAAAACTATGCATAGTTGTATTTGAATTTTGTACCTGCACATTTTGACTTGATTTTCTCATGTCAGGTTCAATTACATGCACCATGATAAGAAACATGGACCTATATACAAGTCTATCGAGGCACTGGATAAGATGGGTATGGAAATAATCGAAACAGGGGAACCAGATGTATTTAAACAGTATTTGCAGGAATATGACAATACTATTTGTGGACGTCATCCAATTAGTGTTTTCCTACATGTAAGTTCCCAAGTTTAGGAACCTTTTCAATTACTTTGTTATTACCTGTGTAGCACGGACACGGCAAAACAATGTTATTTGaaggtttttatgttaaaaatgaagtttcatgtCCGAAACGCCAATTTCCCATTACGTTTCGTGTCTGAACGAACCAGTTTCATTCTGAAGCCAACTTATTTTTAGCCGCTTTCTCTTTAAGCACATTGTTTATATGTCATCCCAAAAAATAGTCTCAACCTTCTGATTCAcactaatttttcaatttgagCTAAGAAACTTATACTTTTTGCCTCTCTAATTCTATTGAGCATAATCAGATGTTGAGGCATTGCACGACTAAGATAAAGATAAAGTTCCTTCGCTACGAGCAGTCAAGCCAATGCAAAACAACAAGGGATAGCAGTGTGAGCTATGCATCTGCAGCAGCAAAGGTGGATGCTTGAAGGTGTATTTATAATTCGAATAAGGTTCGTGTTAATTGGATACAGCTCACAATTTGAACTTCTTTGAATTGAATATCTATTGTTTTAACCCGATCACTCACATAGGTCACTGACTCAGACCAACAGTTCCTtgaaattttctctttttgtctGTCGCCAAAATCTTGATTACGTTTTCATTTGCAGAAACAACCAACAATGTGCCATCCTTGTTGAAACGAATTTGTGGATTTGCCTTGACATTAGAAAAAGACTAGATGATTAGGTACTTCTTCTCAGTAGAATTGAAGcacaaaaaaaacaaagaactTACTGCCAGAATCCAAACCGACAAAAGtggtttggtttgatatttttctaaaaaattctgtttttcagtttggttcgaTCTTAGGCATGAAAAATTAGTTGAGTTTTAATATGAACCTAACCAACAAattcggttcagttcggtttgaaattatatcaaaaaatggggttttggttcggttttgaacATAAAAGATATATAGTTAAGTTTCAGTGCTAAACGAACCAACTTAAAAAGTTGACCGAACaaattaatttggtttgataTGAATTCCGTTTGATTTTGGAAATTGTTTTTGGtatgatttggtttggtttaaacGGAATGCACACCCTTGCTTACCGGTAAATCTCCACCTGCATCAACAACTTTGAAAAGCTCTTCATTGTCCATATCCCATATTTTGATAACATGATCATCACCAGCTGCTAGAAACCGATTCTTTATATCGAACTGCACTACACCTGAAGAATTTTCAAGCAATCCTTTGTATCTTCTCTTTATTGTGCCGATTTTGTTGTCCCATTCAACAAGAAATGATTGTCCACATGAGAAAAGTCTGcatcatttcaaaaaaatattatgtcaCAACTTAAAATCTGAAACATTTGAATAGTTGTTCAAACCAAGTGAACCGAACCTTTCATGACCAGCATCAGGGCTATATTCAGCAGCAGCGCTATATGCTACTGATGTGCTGACCAGATCAAGATCATTATAAGAAGCTATAGCTCTTTGTATACCATATATCCATGATTTTATACTTCCATCCGCAGCTGTTGAATATAAATCCTGAATAATAATATGAGTAGTTTAATCTCAGATCAAGAAAACATCAAATTGGTGTCCTAAAATTGAACTGGAGGCCGAACTGGTCTGACCGCCGGTTCATTCACCGGTTAATACAATCAAAGAATTATTCTTACAGGGAATCCGTGGATGCTGTGAGAGCAGATAGAATAGACAGGAGCATCATGTCCTTTAAATGTATATATACTCATACCATCACTTGCATCCCATACCTTACACAACatcagaaaaaagaaaaagaaaaccatAAACATGACATTCTCCACAAACCTTGATAGTTTAACATCAGACAGAAAATAATTGAAGAGTAAAAAACCTTTACTGTCTTATCATCTCCGCAAGTAATCGCCAATACTTTCTCGTTATGAGTAAAGAACACAAGGTCATTGACACCACCAACATGAGCATCGATCTAGAAGAAGAgtttagttaataaaaaaacactCGGTACGTTCTGTCCATGAGTAATTACAACGAGGTTATTACCTGCACTTGCTGATCGACAATGCAAACGTCATCTTTGAGATAAGAATATATTTGGACTATGTGTTCGGAAAATGCAGCACCTGTTGAAACATAAGCAAGTTAGGTTTATGAAAAATGCAGAATAAGGCTGTGCATTTTACTTGATTGTCTCTGTATCTCACAGTCAATCAACTTACCAAATAAAGAACCTTCAGCGCTCCAAGCAACGCGTTTAACGGAAATGCATGGATTCGTTTGCATAGTTTTCTGTTTAAATATAACCGGTACTGGTTTCAAATTCACGAGTGTAATTGTTTCTGAATCTAGTAtaagatgatgaagaagaagaaggcgaACCTCGAGTTTCATGGAGCATAATCCAGTCCCCCAAACTTCAAAGTTGCTCGAAAACAACTTTTTCGCAGGTCTAACTTTCCACAAGGTGATTTCTCCCGTAGCAGTTCCAACTGAAGCATCAAACCAGAGACTTGCACGGGTTAATATCATTCATACAAGGCATATTTATCTGATGATAATGGCATAGAATTGtcattttgaattaaaaacctAGTAAATGAGTTTGTTGAACTGGATGAAACTCCATGCTTGTTGCAGATGAGCCTAAATTCAATCTTATTAAAACTCTCTTAGGAAATTCCGTATTAGTGGTCTTTTTATTCCGAGTGACAGATGACCGAACTCTGTGCACAAGCTGTACGAAAAGAATGGTCAGAAGGAAAAAAACTAACTAACAGTAACTTATGTCATTTAGCATACCTCATTAGGAAACTTTTCAGAAACACCATTGATTTCCTTCAAATTCTCTGTAGTTATGAGTATAGATTAGCAGGATTTTAGTAGAGCTCTGACCGTGATGCGCGATTGGATGAAAGCTTGGAGTTTATGAACATATAGGATCAGAATTCTGGTCTAGAGGCGTTTTTTAATGCTGCCAAACGTCCAAGGGTGTGTATTATACGCTTTAAGGACCATTTTGATGGAAAACGGACCAACGAACAAAGCTCACAGTCACAGCTAATGCTGTGATGTTCGTCGCTTTTTGTTGGCCTGTTTCCTATCAAAATAGGCCTGAAACTTGAATTCATAGAGAAATAAAGTGCGCAGAATTATAAAACGCCATTATATCAGAATTTCGATCCCATTTTGTCATAAACTCCAAGCGGGCATCATTTACAACAGAAATCGTTACCTATTGTACTGTCAGGACAGCTAAGAGATAATGAGATGGATTTGAAATCGTCTGAAGATACTACGTCACTGTCAAATCAAATACTGAAATTAGTTACCGTTACATTTAGGTAAGAATTCGAGCAGCAGGGGAGTCAGAAATATATACCTTTGAGCAACGAGATGGGCGAACCTCTGACTTTGAATTTTAGGAAATTCCAATTTGTCCCTGAAAATGGGATTCTCCTCGATACGTTTCCTGAGCTTATCCATCAACTTTTTCCTTGAAGATTCTGTATTTCTATACTTGGAAGTGATCCTA is a window of Mercurialis annua linkage group LG2, ddMerAnnu1.2, whole genome shotgun sequence DNA encoding:
- the LOC126670218 gene encoding uncharacterized protein LOC126670218 → MERIRRASHAGSWYTDNPKKLNEELEGWLTTAALEKSPDVRGVIAPHAGYSYSGRAAAYAFGNIDPTNISRIFLLGPSHHYYTPKCALSTATVYKTPIGDLPIDLEVIEELKATGKFELMDLRVDEAEHSMEMHLPYLAKVFEGHQVKVVPILVGAVNADNEAMYGKLLAKFVDDPTNFFSVSSDFCHWGSRFNYMHHDKKHGPIYKSIEALDKMGMEIIETGEPDVFKQYLQEYDNTICGRHPISVFLHMLRHCTTKIKIKFLRYEQSSQCKTTRDSSVSYASAAAKVDA
- the LOC126670215 gene encoding protein TPR3-like translates to MGGLDKDIYFLLMQFFEEKGFKEAARTLEHESGIYFNLKYFEEIIQKGNWNEAEKYLSGFTKFNDNMQSTKIFLLIAKNKYFEALANNNDNSKALEILGNDLKDFDLDLFGETAQLWSSHVAMEGITSKYRNTESSRKKLMDKLRKRIEENPIFRDKLEFPKIQSQRFAHLVAQSDVVSSDDFKSISLSLSCPDSTIENLKEINGVSEKFPNELVHRVRSSVTRNKKTTNTEFPKRVLIRLNLGSSATSMEFHPVQQTHLLVGTATGEITLWKVRPAKKLFSSNFEVWGTGLCSMKLEKTMQTNPCISVKRVAWSAEGSLFGAAFSEHIVQIYSYLKDDVCIVDQQVQIDAHVGGVNDLVFFTHNEKVLAITCGDDKTVKVWDASDGMSIYTFKGHDAPVYSICSHSIHGFPDLYSTAADGSIKSWIYGIQRAIASYNDLDLVSTSVAYSAAAEYSPDAGHERLFSCGQSFLVEWDNKIGTIKRRYKGLLENSSGVVQFDIKNRFLAAGDDHVIKIWDMDNEELFKVVDAGGDLPANPQIRFNKDGTLLVVSANENVIKILATDKKRKFQGTVGLSQ
- the LOC126670214 gene encoding protein PHOX1-like; amino-acid sequence: MGKPTGKKKTNLASPRAGDAHLRQSKTTTDRTSKAFDEDTAIFINMSQELKEEGNKLFQKRDHEGALLKYEKAVKLLPRNHIDGAYIRSNMAACYMQMGLGEYPRAINECNLALEISPKYSKALLKRAKCYEALNRLDLAFRDVSSVLSMEPNNLTGLELLESVRKGMAEKGVDFDERLVNLGDEEENGVARLRKVVKEKVKKKKKGDRTVEKKPEEKEKEKSRVVLEEKKKVNVVVKDKEMVMKTSKEEKVVTKDVQEEKVIAKTVKLVFGEDIRWAQLPFNCSIGLLRDIVRDRYPGLKGVLVKYKDPEGDLITITTTEELRMADSSGDSQGSLRFYVVEVSLDQEPAYEGMKIEEVVHTTDRKPSDTVENGVEEIVEVERGPICVDEWVVQFARLFKNHVGFDSDSYLDLHELGMKLYSEAMEDTVTSVEAQELFDIAADKFQEMAALALFNWGNVHLSRARKRVFFSEEGSRESILAMIKNAYEWAKIEYAKAGMRYHEALKIKPDFYESYLALGQQQFEQAKLCWYHAIGSKLDLEAGPSEEVLDLYNKAEDCMEKGMQMWEEMEEQRLNGLSKFDKYKEQLQKFGLDTLLKDLPAEEAAEQAANMSSQIYLLWGTMLYERSVVEYRLELPTWEECLEVAVEKFELAGASPTDIAVMIKNHCSNETALEGLGFKIDEIVQAWNEMYDVKRWESGIPSFRLEPLFRRRVPKLHSMLENV